The DNA segment CTTCTCTCTCTGTTTCTCCTCACAGAAGCAGAGAATGCACCGCCTCACCGTCTCCACCGTTCTCCTCTCCCTAACACTTCTCACCCTCGCAGGCAATGCTCTCacctttttctctcttttctttacTCTCTTTCTGTAATGTCACTAACTAAGCTTACATTGTTCGTTTCAGATGGAGGTTCCATTGGAGTTAACTACGGTCGCATAGCAAACAACCTTCCCTCCGCCGTGAAGGTCGTTCAGCTCCTCAAGTCCCAGGGGCTGAACCGGGTCAAGGTCTACGACACCGACCCGGCAGTGCTTCGGGCCTTATCCGGATCCGGAATCAAAGTGACGGTTGATCTTCCAAACATGCAACTCTTTGCAGCAGCCAAAGCACCCTCCTTTGCGTCCTCCTGGGTCGAAAGAAACGTCGTCGCTTACTACCCTCACACTCAAATCGAAGCCATTGCGGTTGGAAACGAGGTTTTCGTAGACACACACAACACAACCAAGTTCCTTGTACCCGCCATGAAAAACATTCACAAAGCGCTTGTGAAACACAACCTCGACTCCGACATTAAGGTTTCCTCCCCCATTGCCCTCTCTGCGTTGGCGAACTCTTACCCATCCTCATCCGGATCTTTCCGACCCGATCTCGTTGAACCCGTTTTCAAACCCATGCTGGACTTCCTCCGCGAATCCGGGTCCTACTTAATGGTAAACGTGTACCCGTTCTTCGCGTACGAGTCCAACGCTGACGTCATCTCTTTAGATTATGCGCTTTTCCGAGACAACCCGGGCGTGACGGATCCGGGTAACGGGTTGAGATACTATAACCTATTTGACGCCCAAATCGACGCCGTTTTCTCCGCTTTAAGTGCTTTGAAATACGACGACGTTAAGATTGTAGTGACCGAAACAGGGTGGCCTTCTAAGGGGGATAATAATGAGGTGGGTGCGAGCGTAGAGAACGCCGCTGCGTTCAACGGTAATCTCGTCCGTAAGATCTTAACCGGTGGTGGGACCCCTCTTCGACCCAAAGCCGATCTCACCGTCTATCTGTTCGCGCTTTTTAATGAGAATCAGAAGTCCGGGCCCACTTCCGAGAGAAACTTCGGGCTTTTTTACCCTGACGAGAAAAGGGTCTACAATGTTCCGTTTACGGCGGAGGAGCTCAAGGACTACCACGACTCGCCGGTGAAAGGTGGCAGTCATAATCAGACCACCCAGGCGCCTGCACCCAATGTGAGCGGCGGCGTGTCCAAGAGCACCACCGGAAACACGTGGTGCGTTGCGAACCCGGACGCGGATAAAGTTAAGCTGCAGGCCGCTCTAGATTTTGCTTGCGGCGAAGGAGGTGCTGACTGCGCTCCGATTCAGCATGGTGCCACGTGCTACGATCCCAACACGATTGTGGCCCACGCTTCGTTTGCGTTCAATAGTTATTACCAGAAGCAAGCGCGCAAGGGCGGTAGCTGCTATTTCGGGGGTACGTCCTACGTGGTCACGCAGGAGCCTAGTGAGTATTCTAAAGTTCCctttttttacttttacattattttactcgtttttatttttatgtgtaGTTTAGAATAGTGTTCCGTAGGGTCACTAACATGAGCGGGTGAGAAATGGTGCACACGATAGGCCAGTAGACATAAAACGGGCACGTGATATAGGGTTAACAAGGGGAATCTTTTGTGATAACGACGTGGCGTAACTTTATTGGGTAGAGTGTGCATTATAATTACTGTGCTACAGTGTTGTGTTACTTGGTCTACCTTTTTCTCACTATTTTGGTGAACCCTATTCCCGAAGGGACAAGGGTAATGGGCTCCAACTAGATGAAATTTTGTACCTCTAAAGGTGGTCAATTAGTCAAACAACATTGGATTCTACTGAGACCTTTGAAAAATGTAATGTTTTGGCTTGGGGCTTTTTATGATGGTAAGTTACAggtgtttttattttgaatttaatttatgGATTTGCGAATAAAATAATGAAGCATGGTTATTTTTTGTGCAGGGTATGGTAACTGTGAGTTCCCTACTGGATACTAAAAAGCTGAAGAGGACTGACATATTCCAGCATGAGAATATGCATATTCCTGATTTTGCTTTATGTAAAGAATGTCATGAGAATGTGTTTGGAAGTGTGAGACTAGGAAAAGGGGCTAAATTACTGGTTGGTTATtagtttgaatatatttttgggGGTTCTGATTATGCTAGTTAAATAATGTTGACTTTTTATCCAGTTGTGGGAACTGGTCATGGAATAGGgtagttaaattaattttactttgaGGACTGAAGTAACTGTATCTAAGTTTGATTCCTTAACATTGTTCTCAGCTTTCCTTATATTTGAAACCAAGTTCCTTTTTCTTAAACTGCTCCAAAAACTTCTATGTTTTCTTCTTCCCTGATCAAATTATATAACTTCTGAAATActctttttctatattttaaatgGGGTGGGACTAATTTCTGTGAAGTAGAGTGAGTAATTGAGCAAAGCTATTACAGAAAATGGGCAAGTGTACCTAACATCACGTGGGACCTAAAGTCACAACTTGTAACCTTTTTCATCCAATAAAAGAAGTAAGTAGGGTTTCTGTCAGATAAAAACTAAGTGGCCATCACATGCAGTGTTGCCCaaatttataagtaaaaaattatttccatCATGAATCAAGTAATCATGGTTTTTGTCAATAGTTGAGATTGGTTTCAAAATATGTAGTATGAAACGATTATACTTTTTAGTGTTCTCACAAAATTATAGGCTAAAATCATACTTTAAGAAATATAtggttatttatatttttaataatacttttgaaAATATCTGTAAGCAACaacattgtatttttttcttgaattaaaaaatgatGCAGTGATATTACTGTGATTTTCTGCCTTCTCTGTACCAGTTTGTCTGTCATTGAATTCTTTTATTTGGggtatttagtatttattgtTGAAGAGGCAGAAACTATAATGAATAGCTATGATACCAAAACCTGTCTTTGTCAGAATTATGTGTACAAATGAGACCAAAATAACAAATGCAAATCACTTCACAATGGTGAAGTGTAATTTGAATATACTATGACATGTAACATTTAATTACTCAATTCATTCCTACAATTATAGAAaattcttatatattttattttaattctgtTTAGTATAAAAACAACTCGTATTTTACCACCTGTGAAAATACTCATCAACTATGAGTTTTGATAAGAATCTCTTGGCTGAGATAATAATTtgtaaacaaatattattttgaagacATCATGGAATGAATAATGTTATTGTTGAAGTGGCCCTAGAAACGGCTATGAGAAAAGTCAATCGAAGAAGATTTCAAATTCCCtataacaaagaaaaaaaagtaacttCCATAAAACAAGTTAACAGTTAAAGGTAATAAATAGACTATGAATTGCAGCATATAGTTTATGTTTCCCAGTTTGAGTGAATGATTTGGAGAATTGATTTTCAACAAATACTGCTAAAAGCAGATATGAATCTCGATTTCATCAACATGTTCTTTCTTCCATCCATAAAAAGGGAGAGATTTCAATTATTTGATCTCTtctgtttataaaataattaacatttttaatatataaaaaataatatgtatatattcaatactattttttttttacaatttaaaactaatataaaataattaacataaatgtattttaagtttctatctttttgttttaatctatgtaaatattcttattactttaaatttacgacatttttcagttttaattattttaatttgaaaattatttactgttttaattatattaattaataatttatttttaatgttaaactaacaatagttaataattaagaataaaaaaacttctagaaaatgttaataattttaaacttaacaaatattttataaagacTAAAATAGCCCCATTCGAacaaattaaatgttttaaaaaaacagTTTGGTTGATCATTATGAATTAGTTAGTTTTCTTTGTCTTGTTAAGAAGAAACGTACAAGAATATTAAAATAGGTTATTGTACCAAGTAAGCAACCAACTACCAATAAATTGAACACTAAATTTTGAacttttgaagaagaaaaaatgagaAGAAGTTACAGtattttaaacaattaaaatacttcttagtaaaataaatataattatataaaaggaTACAACTtctaacaatttttattttattttttaagtaaataatCTCATCCTTTATCAAACtattataacataataatatataatggaaaaaattcatttttaatatataattgattttcttatgttatgtttaataatatttttaagtcaTAATATAAAACTGACAATATAAACATAGATGTAAAGAAATGAAAAcagtaaagaaaataataaataataaaaaataactcataaatttcaaaaaagttcattcttaaaatgtttaattttatataattaaacttgatgtcataacataattttaataaagtatatttaattatcttatttttatataataaataaaatgacatatatattctaaaaaatatgtGAACTTGATTCTAAAAAGTACTATATTTCTGCTAATTATGATAAAGTCCATATAAGGTTCCACTAAAAgcatgatttaaaaaaaagtaagggAGCAgtgtgttattattatttattaggtGAGTGAAGAAAGAATTAAGAGGACCGAATTGAAAAAGTTGGTCATAAATTACTATAAATGACATTATCCACATCATGCTatcaatttcaaaaattaaagtATGCAATCATCAATTACGACTAAAATTATTTCATGCCAACTTTTTAACCCATTGTTCGTATtcattattttgtatattttaacaCGGTTCAGTTTCAATGCTGATTAATAATTGATTCTGAAAGtgacttttttatattatagtaATTTAATGTACTGAATTTCTAAAAAATGTGATGctctgttttaaattttattctttttaaacggacgaaaataatttagaaatcaaaacctAAAATAGAAGAAACGAGaggttatttatttattttatttgtggtTGAAGAGACAGAAACTAGAAAGAATAGCTAGAATACTTTTCTTTTCAAAAGTATGtacaaatgaaagaaaataacaaaCAGATCACGCTGCAAATAAAATGAGAATGGTTCAACAATGATgggattttaaaatatttttatttatttttgttaatatttctt comes from the Phaseolus vulgaris cultivar G19833 chromosome 8, P. vulgaris v2.0, whole genome shotgun sequence genome and includes:
- the LOC137823730 gene encoding glucan endo-1,3-beta-glucosidase 13 isoform X2 gives rise to the protein MHRLTVSTVLLSLTLLTLADGGSIGVNYGRIANNLPSAVKVVQLLKSQGLNRVKVYDTDPAVLRALSGSGIKVTVDLPNMQLFAAAKAPSFASSWVERNVVAYYPHTQIEAIAVGNEVFVDTHNTTKFLVPAMKNIHKALVKHNLDSDIKVSSPIALSALANSYPSSSGSFRPDLVEPVFKPMLDFLRESGSYLMVNVYPFFAYESNADVISLDYALFRDNPGVTDPGNGLRYYNLFDAQIDAVFSALSALKYDDVKIVVTETGWPSKGDNNEVGASVENAAAFNGNLVRKILTGGGTPLRPKADLTVYLFALFNENQKSGPTSERNFGLFYPDEKRVYNVPFTAEELKDYHDSPVKGGSHNQTTQAPAPNVSGGVSKSTTGNTWCVANPDADKVKLQAALDFACGEGGADCAPIQHGATCYDPNTIVAHASFAFNSYYQKQARKGGSCYFGGTSYVVTQEPRTRVMGSN
- the LOC137823730 gene encoding glucan endo-1,3-beta-glucosidase 12 isoform X1, giving the protein MHRLTVSTVLLSLTLLTLADGGSIGVNYGRIANNLPSAVKVVQLLKSQGLNRVKVYDTDPAVLRALSGSGIKVTVDLPNMQLFAAAKAPSFASSWVERNVVAYYPHTQIEAIAVGNEVFVDTHNTTKFLVPAMKNIHKALVKHNLDSDIKVSSPIALSALANSYPSSSGSFRPDLVEPVFKPMLDFLRESGSYLMVNVYPFFAYESNADVISLDYALFRDNPGVTDPGNGLRYYNLFDAQIDAVFSALSALKYDDVKIVVTETGWPSKGDNNEVGASVENAAAFNGNLVRKILTGGGTPLRPKADLTVYLFALFNENQKSGPTSERNFGLFYPDEKRVYNVPFTAEELKDYHDSPVKGGSHNQTTQAPAPNVSGGVSKSTTGNTWCVANPDADKVKLQAALDFACGEGGADCAPIQHGATCYDPNTIVAHASFAFNSYYQKQARKGGSCYFGGTSYVVTQEPRYGNCEFPTGY